Proteins encoded together in one Micromonospora kangleipakensis window:
- a CDS encoding DUF6758 family protein, translating into MSCPRCAGPVREPDLMHGESRCLRCGPVSPLHVPEHIGAEIVASVVEQVVAAADPPDRPGVPLWCPWPLPPGWTLTGVAWAGDERSGVRATAVACAGPAPLDGGPADLLFVAEEPGVGLGTRFAGMPGPDPGPELAAALTDPGPGHAERVPHAKIRVGGHPTPLWLVNSPTDRSAYAGEARGMWLHAIAWPASAGHLLAEEVVLHDLAEWTPPELVYGAPSPYLHGAA; encoded by the coding sequence GTGAGTTGTCCGAGATGTGCGGGGCCGGTGCGGGAGCCGGACCTGATGCACGGTGAGTCACGCTGCCTGCGGTGCGGGCCGGTGTCCCCGCTGCACGTGCCCGAGCACATCGGCGCCGAGATCGTGGCGAGCGTGGTCGAGCAGGTGGTGGCGGCCGCCGACCCGCCCGACCGGCCGGGCGTACCACTCTGGTGCCCCTGGCCGCTCCCGCCCGGCTGGACGCTGACCGGGGTGGCGTGGGCCGGGGACGAGCGGAGCGGCGTCCGGGCCACGGCGGTGGCCTGCGCCGGTCCGGCCCCCCTGGACGGTGGACCGGCCGACCTGCTCTTCGTGGCGGAGGAGCCGGGCGTCGGCCTGGGCACCCGGTTCGCCGGCATGCCCGGGCCGGACCCGGGGCCCGAGCTGGCGGCGGCGTTGACCGACCCCGGCCCTGGTCACGCCGAACGCGTGCCGCACGCCAAGATCCGGGTGGGCGGTCATCCCACTCCACTGTGGCTGGTGAATTCCCCGACAGATCGAAGCGCGTACGCCGGCGAGGCTCGGGGAATGTGGCTGCATGCGATAGCCTGGCCGGCGAGTGCGGGTCACCTCCTCGCGGAAGAAGTCGTGCTGCACGACCTCGCCGAGTGGACTCCGCCTGAACTCGTGTACGGCGCACCATCTCCGTACCTGCACGGAGCGGCCTGA
- a CDS encoding PH domain-containing protein, which yields MGSPSGPPFDPDDPDRERRERDTEPIPRIGPDDGPGYGAGPSLGDGPSLSDDVGYGAGPGYAGEGRSGRAWIRDPEAGYQPPQISEDELAGLRADAAGMAPRRVLPLEDEPSSLVARYLFPTERYRGEWKRHWIHLSTPIIVGIAATFVLGYLSGFLAGRDVGALTTVAVLLWFAVMGWVAWRVADWWYDRFILTNKRVMVVNGIITRRVAMMPLVRVTDMKYEQTPSGRALNYGTFVLESAGQEQALREIKNLPNPNELYLRVVEEMYEPQAVEARLGKEADEAKADDGA from the coding sequence ATGGGAAGCCCCTCCGGCCCACCCTTCGATCCCGACGATCCCGACCGGGAGCGCCGGGAGCGCGACACTGAGCCGATCCCCCGGATCGGGCCCGACGACGGTCCCGGCTACGGCGCCGGCCCGAGTCTCGGCGACGGTCCCTCCCTTTCGGACGACGTCGGCTACGGCGCCGGGCCGGGCTACGCCGGTGAGGGCCGCTCCGGCCGGGCCTGGATCCGGGATCCGGAGGCCGGCTACCAGCCGCCGCAGATCTCCGAGGACGAGCTGGCCGGGCTGCGCGCCGACGCGGCCGGCATGGCCCCCCGCCGGGTGCTGCCGCTCGAGGACGAGCCCAGCTCGCTGGTCGCCCGCTACCTCTTCCCCACCGAGCGGTACCGGGGCGAGTGGAAGCGGCACTGGATCCACCTCTCCACACCGATCATCGTCGGCATCGCGGCGACCTTCGTGCTCGGCTACCTCTCCGGCTTCCTCGCCGGGCGGGACGTGGGCGCGCTGACCACCGTCGCGGTGCTGCTCTGGTTCGCGGTGATGGGCTGGGTCGCCTGGCGGGTCGCCGACTGGTGGTACGACCGCTTCATCCTCACCAACAAGCGGGTGATGGTGGTCAACGGGATCATCACGCGGCGGGTCGCGATGATGCCGCTGGTCCGGGTCACCGACATGAAGTACGAGCAGACGCCGAGCGGCCGGGCGCTCAACTACGGCACCTTCGTGCTGGAGTCCGCCGGCCAGGAGCAGGCCCTCCGCGAGATCAAGAACCTGCCCAACCCGAACGAGCTCTACCTGCGTGTGGTTGAAGAGATGTACGAGCCGCAGGCGGTCGAGGCGCGGTTGGGCAAGGAGGCGGACGAGGCCAAGGCCGACGACGGGGCGTGA
- a CDS encoding SigE family RNA polymerase sigma factor, with product MASRDPLEEEFREFVAARSGALLRTAYLLAGDWATAEDLLQTALTKTYLAWKRLGGIDAIEPYARRVLVNTSTSWWRRRWHGERPTDVLPERAGVDEIEQQLDRDALWRHLSALPARQRAVLVLRFYEDMSEAQTAALLEISPGTVKSQTSRALSTLRRRLGSQAALGLPAEDATPPARPAPRTPEHPRPAAARTPAATRTPAAAPTPATAPAAPAVRPAARSGRAAAVRSATVPAETR from the coding sequence GTGGCGAGCAGGGATCCGCTGGAGGAGGAGTTCCGCGAGTTCGTCGCGGCCCGCTCCGGCGCCCTGCTGCGCACCGCCTACCTGCTCGCCGGGGACTGGGCGACCGCCGAGGACCTGCTCCAGACCGCGCTGACCAAGACCTACCTGGCCTGGAAGCGGCTCGGCGGGATCGACGCCATCGAGCCGTACGCCCGCCGGGTCCTGGTCAACACCTCCACGAGCTGGTGGCGGCGGCGCTGGCACGGTGAACGCCCCACCGACGTGCTGCCCGAGCGGGCCGGGGTCGACGAGATCGAGCAGCAGCTCGACCGCGACGCGCTCTGGCGGCACCTGAGCGCGCTGCCCGCCCGGCAGCGGGCCGTGCTGGTGCTCCGCTTCTACGAGGACATGTCCGAGGCGCAGACCGCCGCCCTGCTGGAGATCTCGCCGGGCACCGTCAAGAGCCAGACCTCGCGGGCGCTCTCCACCCTGCGTCGCCGGCTCGGCTCCCAGGCCGCCCTCGGCCTGCCGGCCGAGGACGCGACGCCGCCCGCCCGGCCGGCACCGCGTACCCCGGAGCACCCCCGACCCGCGGCGGCCCGGACCCCCGCCGCGACCCGGACCCCCGCGGCGGCCCCGACCCCCGCGACCGCTCCGGCCGCGCCCGCGGTCCGGCCGGCCGCCCGCTCCGGCCGCGCGGCCGCCGTCCGGTCCGCCACCGTCCCGGCGGAGACCCGATGA
- a CDS encoding PHP domain-containing protein: MTAAPRIDLHTHSTASDGTLSPAELVRAAADAGLDVVAVTDHDTTAGWEAAVRALPPGLTLIRGAELSCRWFGVEPAIPLHLLAYLFDPTEPELVAELARVRLAREVRGERIVRLLQADGIEVSWPEILAGAAGGTVGRPHIAQALIRAGLVATTTEAFGPDWLGERYRLPKEDIDVFRAVALVRAAGGVPVFAHPRATRRGRIVPDELIVELAAAGLAGLEADHEDHSPAERAHVRGLAAELGLLVTGSSDFHGTHKTVRLGAHTTDPGAYERIVAAASGVTPVASG; this comes from the coding sequence ATGACCGCGGCGCCCCGGATCGACCTGCACACCCATTCCACCGCCAGCGACGGCACGCTCAGCCCCGCCGAGCTGGTCCGGGCCGCCGCCGACGCCGGGCTCGACGTCGTGGCCGTCACCGACCACGACACCACCGCCGGCTGGGAGGCCGCGGTACGCGCGCTGCCGCCCGGGCTCACCCTGATCCGCGGCGCGGAACTCTCCTGCCGCTGGTTCGGCGTCGAGCCGGCGATCCCGCTGCACCTGCTCGCGTACCTCTTCGACCCGACCGAGCCGGAGCTCGTCGCCGAGCTGGCCCGGGTGCGGCTGGCCCGGGAGGTGCGCGGTGAGCGGATCGTACGGCTGCTGCAGGCCGACGGCATCGAGGTGAGCTGGCCGGAGATCCTGGCCGGTGCGGCCGGCGGGACGGTCGGCCGCCCGCACATCGCCCAGGCGCTGATCCGGGCCGGGCTGGTGGCGACCACCACCGAGGCGTTCGGGCCGGACTGGCTGGGGGAGCGGTACCGGCTGCCCAAGGAGGACATCGACGTCTTCCGGGCGGTGGCGCTGGTCCGGGCGGCCGGCGGGGTGCCGGTCTTCGCCCACCCCCGGGCCACCCGCCGGGGGCGGATCGTGCCGGACGAGCTGATCGTGGAGCTGGCGGCGGCCGGGCTCGCCGGCCTGGAGGCCGACCACGAGGACCACTCGCCGGCCGAGCGGGCCCACGTCCGCGGGCTCGCCGCCGAGCTGGGCCTGCTGGTCACCGGGTCGTCGGACTTCCACGGCACGCACAAGACGGTCCGGCTCGGCGCGCACACCACCGACCCCGGGGCGTACGAGCGGATCGTCGCCGCGGCTAGCGGGGTGACCCCGGTCGCTTCAGGCTGA
- a CDS encoding MarC family protein, whose translation MDLKLFGEVFVTLLVIVDPPGMMPIFLALTGPLPARERNRAAWQAVALALGVIVIFAVAGQTLLAYLHVELPALQAAGGLLLILVALELLTGKADDPSQQVTSNIALVPLGTPLLAGPGAIVATMLFVQRAGGLADYTAIAAAIVAVMVAVWVVLRFSGVIVKILRPGGIEVLTRIAGLLLAAIAVQLIADAIAAFVTQYLTMR comes from the coding sequence GTGGATCTCAAGCTCTTCGGAGAGGTCTTCGTGACCCTGCTGGTGATCGTCGACCCGCCGGGCATGATGCCGATCTTCCTCGCGCTGACCGGGCCGCTGCCCGCCCGGGAGCGGAATCGGGCGGCCTGGCAGGCCGTGGCGCTGGCGCTCGGGGTGATCGTGATCTTCGCGGTGGCCGGGCAGACGCTCCTCGCCTACCTGCACGTCGAACTGCCGGCATTGCAGGCCGCCGGCGGGCTGCTGCTGATCCTGGTCGCCCTGGAGCTGCTGACCGGCAAGGCCGACGACCCCAGCCAGCAGGTGACCTCCAACATCGCCCTGGTGCCGCTGGGCACCCCGCTGCTGGCCGGGCCGGGCGCCATCGTCGCCACCATGCTCTTCGTCCAGCGGGCTGGCGGCCTGGCCGACTACACCGCGATCGCCGCCGCGATCGTCGCGGTCATGGTGGCCGTCTGGGTGGTGCTGCGCTTCTCCGGCGTGATCGTCAAGATCCTCCGGCCGGGCGGGATCGAGGTGCTGACCCGGATCGCCGGCCTGCTGCTGGCCGCCATCGCGGTGCAGCTCATCGCCGACGCCATCGCCGCCTTCGTGACCCAGTACCTCACCATGCGCTGA
- a CDS encoding RecB family exonuclease, with amino-acid sequence MPERLFVCTPSKLGAYADCPRRYRYSYVDRPAPPKGPPWAHNSLGASVHTALKNWYALAPEGRRPEALATLLRGTWVREGYRDDEQERDAYRRALAWLESYVAGLDPGDEPVGVERVVAVKTGVLAFNGRADRIDSRPGEDGPELVIVDYKTGRTGLDADDARGSQALALYAYAAERVFRRPCRRVELHHLPTGTVAAHDHTPESLARQLSRAEETARDIMAAERAVAEGADPDEAFPTTPGPRCGWCDYRRACPTGAQTPGKDPWAAVERADQD; translated from the coding sequence ATGCCGGAGCGGCTCTTCGTCTGCACCCCCAGCAAGCTCGGCGCGTACGCCGACTGCCCGCGCCGCTACCGCTACTCCTACGTCGACCGTCCGGCGCCGCCGAAGGGCCCGCCGTGGGCGCACAACTCGCTCGGCGCCAGCGTGCACACCGCCCTGAAGAACTGGTACGCGCTCGCCCCGGAGGGCCGCCGGCCGGAGGCCCTGGCCACCCTGCTCCGCGGCACCTGGGTGCGCGAGGGCTACCGCGACGACGAGCAGGAGCGGGACGCCTACCGCCGGGCGCTGGCCTGGCTGGAGTCGTACGTCGCCGGCCTGGACCCCGGCGACGAGCCGGTCGGCGTGGAGCGGGTGGTGGCGGTGAAGACCGGGGTGCTGGCCTTCAACGGCCGCGCCGACCGGATCGACTCCCGACCCGGCGAGGACGGCCCGGAGCTGGTCATCGTCGACTACAAGACCGGCCGCACCGGCCTGGACGCCGACGACGCCCGCGGCTCGCAGGCCCTCGCCCTCTACGCGTACGCGGCCGAGCGGGTGTTCCGCCGGCCCTGCCGCCGGGTCGAGCTGCACCACCTGCCCACCGGCACGGTCGCCGCGCACGACCACACCCCCGAGTCGCTGGCCCGCCAGCTCAGCCGGGCCGAGGAGACGGCCCGGGACATCATGGCCGCCGAGCGGGCGGTCGCCGAGGGCGCCGACCCGGACGAGGCCTTCCCCACCACCCCCGGGCCGCGCTGCGGCTGGTGCGACTACCGGCGCGCCTGCCCGACCGGCGCGCAGACGCCGGGCAAGGACCCGTGGGCGGCCGTGGAGCGCGCCGACCAGGACTGA
- a CDS encoding oxygenase MpaB family protein, with amino-acid sequence MDSDDLGLFGPGSVTWKVHEEPILIVAGLRSLYLQALHPRTMAGVAQNSRYQTDAWGRLVRTATYVATTIYGTTTEAEAAGRRLRTLHARLRARDPFTGEEFRIDDPELLRWVHVTEVESFVSTARRAGLALTDDEVDGYYTEQRRAAALVGLDPAGVPGTAAEVDDYYRRIRGDLRMTREAAEIALFLTAPPIPWKLSLPVKLGLHLGPARWAYLGIAGTALGLLPAWARRMYGGLGLPTTALSADLSVRALRLALAALPRRYREGPLQQAAKERAARLTATTEAA; translated from the coding sequence GTGGACTCCGATGACCTCGGCCTCTTCGGACCGGGATCGGTCACGTGGAAGGTGCACGAGGAGCCGATCCTGATCGTCGCCGGCCTGCGTTCGCTCTACCTGCAGGCGCTGCATCCCCGGACGATGGCGGGGGTGGCGCAGAACAGCCGCTACCAGACCGACGCGTGGGGTCGCCTGGTCCGCACCGCCACCTACGTGGCGACCACGATCTACGGCACCACCACCGAGGCGGAGGCGGCCGGCCGCCGGCTGCGTACGCTGCACGCCCGGCTGCGGGCCCGCGACCCGTTCACCGGCGAGGAGTTCCGGATCGACGACCCGGAGCTGCTGCGCTGGGTGCACGTCACCGAGGTCGAGTCCTTCGTCAGCACGGCTCGGCGAGCCGGGCTGGCCCTGACCGACGACGAGGTCGACGGCTACTACACCGAGCAGCGGCGGGCGGCGGCCCTGGTCGGGCTGGACCCGGCGGGGGTGCCCGGGACCGCCGCCGAGGTGGACGACTACTACCGGCGGATCCGGGGCGACCTGCGGATGACCAGGGAGGCGGCCGAGATCGCCCTCTTCCTGACCGCCCCGCCGATTCCGTGGAAGCTCAGCCTGCCGGTCAAGCTCGGCCTGCACCTCGGTCCGGCCCGGTGGGCGTACCTCGGGATCGCCGGCACCGCGCTGGGGCTGCTCCCGGCCTGGGCCCGCCGGATGTACGGCGGTCTGGGGCTGCCGACCACCGCGCTCTCGGCGGACCTGAGCGTCCGCGCGCTCCGGCTCGCCCTCGCCGCGCTGCCCCGCCGCTATCGGGAGGGGCCGCTGCAGCAGGCCGCCAAGGAGCGGGCGGCCCGCCTGACCGCCACCACCGAGGCCGCCTGA
- a CDS encoding Fur family transcriptional regulator — MSIGEELLRSRGLRVTRPRLAVLDVLAAGGHLEVEEITRRVRERLDSVSTQAVYDVLGALSRAGLSRRIEPAGSPARYEARAGDNHHHVVCRGCGEIADVDCATGSAPCLDPNTAHGFEVDEAEVTFWGLCPTCQARRSADD, encoded by the coding sequence ATGTCCATTGGTGAGGAGCTGCTCCGGTCGAGGGGCCTGCGGGTGACCCGACCGCGCCTCGCCGTGCTGGACGTGCTCGCCGCGGGGGGCCACCTGGAGGTCGAGGAGATCACCCGCCGGGTCCGCGAACGGCTGGACTCGGTCTCCACCCAGGCGGTCTACGACGTGCTCGGCGCGCTCTCCCGGGCCGGGCTGTCCCGCCGGATCGAGCCGGCCGGCAGTCCCGCCCGCTACGAGGCCCGGGCCGGGGACAACCACCACCACGTGGTGTGCCGGGGCTGCGGCGAGATCGCCGACGTCGACTGCGCGACCGGCAGCGCCCCCTGCCTCGACCCGAACACCGCCCATGGCTTCGAGGTGGACGAGGCGGAGGTGACCTTCTGGGGTCTCTGCCCCACCTGCCAGGCCCGCCGCTCCGCCGACGACTGA
- a CDS encoding DUF2231 domain-containing protein, which translates to MFREVNGLPGHVLVIHAVVVLVPLLALLSVGYGVLPSWRSRFGWAVAVLAVLTPIVTFVATESGEALEEVLRSRGYPPESLQKIQEHSEYGETLLWLTIGLAVAALVLLLVTSGLERVRVLPSWLAWVLTGGVVVLAVFALVYVYLTGDSGARMVWSDIV; encoded by the coding sequence GTGTTCAGGGAAGTCAATGGTCTGCCGGGTCATGTCCTGGTCATCCACGCCGTCGTGGTGCTGGTACCGCTGCTGGCACTCCTCTCCGTCGGGTACGGGGTGCTGCCCAGCTGGCGATCCCGCTTCGGTTGGGCGGTGGCCGTCCTCGCCGTGCTGACCCCGATCGTCACCTTCGTGGCCACCGAGTCCGGCGAGGCGCTGGAGGAGGTGCTCCGGAGCCGGGGCTACCCGCCGGAGAGCCTGCAGAAGATCCAGGAACATTCCGAGTACGGCGAGACCCTGCTCTGGCTCACCATCGGCCTGGCCGTGGCGGCCCTCGTGCTGCTTCTCGTGACCAGCGGGCTCGAACGGGTGCGGGTGCTGCCCTCCTGGCTGGCCTGGGTGCTCACCGGGGGGGTCGTCGTCCTCGCGGTCTTCGCGCTGGTGTACGTCTATCTCACCGGGGACAGCGGAGCCAGGATGGTCTGGAGCGACATCGTCTGA
- a CDS encoding flagellar biosynthesis protein FlgA has product MTASEGSLRPVRWRGLPRGGTLLRVTLVAMLLGLAAAVLRTPSGCPPGAAPAALGPTASASPAATPPGSRGGALPLPDGAVGVPVRLAEPAALAVLRPGARVDLLVVPAGGAAGAAVLVAARALVLDVVGADAVDGSSALYLALRPEQAQRAVGLPEGSRFAVVVRG; this is encoded by the coding sequence GTGACGGCGAGCGAGGGATCACTGCGTCCGGTGCGCTGGCGCGGGCTGCCCCGGGGCGGGACCCTGCTCCGGGTGACGCTCGTCGCGATGCTGCTCGGCCTGGCCGCCGCCGTCCTGCGGACGCCGTCCGGCTGCCCACCCGGGGCGGCTCCGGCCGCACTCGGCCCGACCGCGTCGGCCAGCCCGGCCGCCACGCCGCCCGGGTCGCGTGGCGGCGCCCTGCCGCTGCCCGACGGCGCGGTGGGCGTACCGGTCCGGCTGGCCGAGCCGGCCGCCCTCGCGGTGCTCCGGCCGGGTGCCCGGGTGGACCTGCTGGTCGTACCGGCCGGCGGGGCGGCCGGAGCGGCCGTCCTCGTCGCCGCCCGGGCACTGGTGCTCGACGTGGTGGGTGCGGACGCCGTCGACGGTTCGTCGGCGCTCTACCTGGCGCTCAGGCCCGAGCAGGCCCAGCGCGCCGTCGGCCTGCCCGAGGGGAGCCGGTTCGCCGTGGTCGTCCGAGGCTGA
- a CDS encoding FmdB family zinc ribbon protein, with protein sequence MPDPEENVPTYQYACTACGQQLEAVQSFSDEPLTECPACEGRLRKVFNSVGIVFKGSGFYRTDSRSSGAETAASTPSKPAKSESSSGGDSGSSSGSSTGSSTGSSSSTSGGSAKTPAASTSSSSS encoded by the coding sequence GTGCCAGATCCGGAGGAGAACGTGCCCACGTACCAGTACGCCTGCACCGCGTGCGGCCAGCAGCTCGAGGCGGTGCAGTCCTTCTCTGACGAGCCGCTGACCGAGTGCCCGGCGTGTGAGGGGCGGCTGCGCAAGGTCTTCAACTCGGTCGGCATCGTCTTCAAGGGCTCGGGCTTCTACCGCACCGACTCGCGCTCCTCGGGCGCGGAGACCGCGGCGAGCACCCCGAGCAAGCCGGCCAAGTCGGAGTCCTCCTCCGGCGGCGACTCCGGCTCGTCGAGCGGCTCGTCGACGGGCTCGTCGACCGGCTCCTCCAGCTCGACCAGCGGCGGGTCCGCCAAGACCCCGGCCGCCAGCACCTCCAGCTCCTCGTCCTGA
- a CDS encoding 5-formyltetrahydrofolate cyclo-ligase has product MPEFSDGADVTHEAKRDMRIALLAHRRSLTTAERVEAAARVQAELVSLVRRLRPTRMTAYVPVGSEPGGPDLPAVLRAALEPAAELLLPVLRDDLDLDWAAYTDPESLVAAGRGLREPTGPPLGRSAVADAGLVVVPALAVDHRGRRLGRGGGSYDRALARVPVTTVTVALLHDGELVASVPAQPHDRPVRAAITPAGGLRTLAEAPGVGPPASAGRTRAR; this is encoded by the coding sequence GTGCCGGAATTTTCTGATGGAGCGGATGTGACGCATGAGGCGAAGCGGGACATGCGGATCGCACTTCTCGCCCACCGCCGGTCGTTGACCACTGCCGAGCGGGTGGAAGCCGCGGCGCGCGTCCAGGCCGAGCTGGTCTCCCTGGTACGCCGGCTCCGCCCGACCCGGATGACCGCGTACGTCCCGGTCGGCTCGGAACCCGGCGGCCCGGACCTGCCGGCGGTGCTGCGGGCGGCGCTGGAGCCGGCGGCCGAGCTGCTGCTGCCGGTGCTTCGCGACGACCTGGACCTGGACTGGGCGGCGTACACGGACCCGGAGTCGCTGGTGGCGGCCGGACGTGGGCTGCGGGAGCCCACGGGCCCCCCGCTGGGGCGGTCGGCGGTGGCCGACGCCGGGCTGGTGGTCGTCCCGGCCCTCGCGGTGGACCACCGGGGGCGGCGCCTGGGCCGCGGCGGCGGCTCGTACGACCGGGCGCTGGCCCGGGTGCCCGTGACGACCGTCACGGTGGCGTTGCTGCACGACGGGGAGCTGGTGGCGAGCGTCCCCGCCCAGCCGCACGACCGCCCGGTCCGCGCCGCGATAACGCCCGCCGGCGGGCTGCGTACCCTTGCGGAGGCACCCGGTGTGGGACCGCCCGCTTCCGCTGGACGAACCCGGGCCCGATGA
- a CDS encoding diguanylate cyclase — protein sequence MTLRGRLTAAFLAVVLGPVLLGAFFVGSTMSAVDRGRSTERLGLAAAGVRTSVDALCQQLRAAADAVALVADPTARPGAAVQVVGRGLAAAVRIVDTAGRTTYATPGGPAEPWQDCSGAPPAAGPVRVLAARVQLRDPVGADLGTVAAAQPVDPAFVARLAAVTGVAVTLLDDAAGPVRVSHTTENREVRAAVLAAADRIDGDRVTETGDGRYVRRVGPAPGQPLPLVLSVPGERPPGLDAALVGAVVLAALLAVLTAWRLARVTTRPLVELAGAVDRVAHGDLNTRVPVRSRDEIGRLALAFNRMTRETSTYVTALTSSRDQLRGHLAVLGDTLASTHDLQRILRVILHSAIAATGARAGAVLLLDGGGVLVGQCAEGLEGRWPVDDPADAATLRVPVGAGVVGAVVATGEPLRGRWEPATAPTGEPLCETYIAVPFAAPGATELGWRGGPDRPGHPPAGTDGDGGAAGGGTLGVLALYDRVGADEFDDDDLETLRTFAGHAAVAVDNVRVHEEAQRLSLTDPLTGLWNYRYLRESIRREVERANRFGRMLSVLALDLDRFKDVNDTWGHAAGDAVLVEFARRVRGEIREVDLAFRHGGEEFVVLLPETDARGAAIVAERLGAVVRGSPVPVDGHSGEPVLVPVTVSIGIAVYPDHAATGQQVLDAADDALYAAKAAGRDGYRSAQPPDPAPTQEISVAAGAVSPPDGLPRAGAVDAAAGPPGGASSGPHPPRQSRGR from the coding sequence TTGACGCTACGCGGGCGGTTGACGGCAGCCTTCCTCGCGGTGGTGCTCGGCCCCGTCCTGCTCGGCGCGTTCTTCGTCGGCTCGACTATGTCGGCCGTGGACCGGGGCCGCTCCACCGAGCGGCTCGGGCTGGCCGCCGCCGGGGTGCGTACCTCCGTGGACGCCCTCTGCCAGCAGCTGCGCGCGGCGGCCGACGCGGTCGCCCTGGTCGCCGACCCCACCGCGCGGCCCGGCGCGGCGGTCCAGGTGGTCGGCCGCGGCCTGGCCGCCGCCGTCCGGATCGTCGACACCGCCGGCCGGACCACCTACGCCACCCCCGGCGGGCCGGCCGAGCCCTGGCAGGACTGCTCCGGCGCCCCGCCGGCCGCTGGACCGGTCCGTGTCCTCGCCGCCCGGGTCCAGCTCCGCGACCCCGTCGGCGCCGACCTGGGCACGGTCGCCGCCGCGCAGCCCGTCGACCCGGCGTTCGTCGCGCGCCTCGCCGCGGTGACCGGCGTCGCGGTCACCCTCCTCGACGACGCCGCCGGCCCCGTCCGGGTCAGCCACACCACCGAGAACCGGGAGGTACGCGCGGCGGTGCTCGCGGCCGCCGACCGGATCGACGGGGACCGGGTCACCGAGACCGGCGACGGCCGGTACGTCCGCCGGGTCGGCCCGGCCCCGGGGCAGCCGCTGCCGCTGGTGCTCTCGGTCCCCGGGGAACGCCCACCCGGCCTCGACGCCGCGCTGGTCGGCGCGGTGGTGCTGGCCGCGCTGCTGGCGGTGCTGACCGCCTGGCGGCTGGCCCGGGTGACCACCCGGCCGCTCGTGGAGCTGGCCGGCGCGGTGGACCGGGTGGCGCACGGCGATTTGAACACCCGGGTGCCGGTGCGCAGCCGGGACGAGATCGGCCGGCTGGCCCTCGCCTTCAACCGGATGACCCGGGAGACCAGCACCTACGTGACCGCGCTGACCAGCAGCCGGGACCAGCTGCGCGGGCACCTGGCGGTGCTCGGCGACACCCTGGCCAGCACCCACGACCTGCAACGCATCCTGCGGGTGATCCTGCACAGCGCCATCGCGGCGACCGGCGCCCGGGCCGGGGCGGTGCTGCTGCTCGACGGCGGCGGTGTGCTGGTCGGCCAGTGCGCCGAGGGGCTGGAGGGGCGCTGGCCCGTCGACGACCCGGCCGACGCGGCGACGCTGCGGGTGCCGGTCGGCGCGGGGGTCGTCGGCGCGGTGGTCGCCACCGGGGAGCCGCTTCGCGGCCGGTGGGAGCCGGCGACCGCGCCGACCGGGGAGCCGCTGTGCGAGACGTACATCGCGGTGCCCTTCGCGGCGCCCGGGGCGACGGAGCTGGGCTGGCGCGGCGGCCCCGACCGGCCGGGGCACCCGCCGGCCGGCACCGACGGCGACGGCGGTGCGGCCGGCGGCGGGACGCTCGGGGTGCTGGCCCTCTACGACCGGGTCGGCGCCGACGAGTTCGACGACGACGACCTGGAGACGCTGCGCACCTTCGCCGGGCACGCCGCGGTCGCGGTGGACAACGTGCGGGTGCACGAGGAGGCGCAGCGGCTGTCGCTGACCGACCCGCTCACCGGGCTGTGGAACTACCGCTACCTGCGCGAGTCGATCCGCCGGGAGGTGGAGCGGGCCAACCGGTTCGGCCGGATGCTCAGCGTCCTGGCGCTGGACCTGGACCGGTTCAAGGACGTTAACGACACCTGGGGCCACGCCGCCGGGGACGCCGTACTGGTCGAGTTCGCCCGCCGGGTACGCGGGGAGATCCGCGAGGTGGACCTGGCCTTCCGGCACGGCGGCGAGGAGTTCGTGGTGCTGCTCCCGGAGACCGACGCCCGGGGCGCGGCGATCGTCGCCGAGCGGCTCGGCGCGGTAGTCCGGGGCAGCCCGGTGCCGGTGGACGGGCACTCGGGCGAGCCGGTGCTGGTGCCGGTGACCGTCTCCATCGGCATCGCCGTCTACCCCGACCACGCCGCCACCGGCCAGCAGGTGCTGGACGCGGCGGACGACGCCCTGTACGCGGCCAAGGCCGCCGGCCGGGACGGCTACCGGTCGGCGCAGCCGCCGGACCCGGCGCCCACGCAGGAAATTTCGGTGGCGGCCGGAGCGGTCAGTCCGCCGGACGGACTGCCCCGGGCCGGTGCCGTGGATGCCGCGGCCGGGCCCCCGGGCGGCGCGTCTTCCGGTCCTCACCCGCCGCGGCAGAGCCGTGGCCGATAG